The genomic interval CCTGCTCGCCCTGTTCGTGGCACTCCCAGGTTGTTTCTATCCCGCCGACCGCGGCCGCGCCCTCGAGGCGAAGGTCGACCGTCTCGGCGCCGACTCCGCGCAGATGCAGGCGGAGCTGAAGGAGGCGCGCGAACAACTCGCCGCCACCCTGCCGAAAATCGACGAGAAGGTCGCCGAGGTCACCAAGGCGCTCGATGGACTGGACACCGCCGCGCGCCGCAAGGACGCGGACATCGGCATCCAGCTCCAGAAGACGATGGAGGACCTGTCCCAGCTCCGGGGCCAGGTGGAGACATACCTCCACAAAATCACCGAGCTGGAGACCGCCCTGGGCGCGCAGGACCAGAAGCTGCTCGCCATGCAGGGCACGGCCGCCGTGAAGGAGGCCGAGGCCAAGAAGAAGGCCGAGGAGCTCAAGCGCCCCGACAACGCCAAGGACTTCCTCGAGCTCGCCCGGGAGAAGGCCAAGGCCGGCGAGGTCCTTGTGGCGCGCCAGCTCTTCACCGAGCTGATGAAGAAGTGGACCAAGGACCCGCTTCTGGGCGAGGCCCACTACGGCCTGGGTGAGACGTACTTCTCCGAGTCCAAGTGCCGCGAGGCCCTCTTCGAGTACGGCAAGGTGGTGCAGGACCACCCGAAGACGGCGTCCGCGCCGGATGCGTACCTGCGCTCCTCGGAGTGCTTCGCTCAGCTCAAGATGCGCGACGAGTCGCGCATGGCGCTCGAGGAGCTCGTGAAGAGCTACCCCAAGTCCGGCGCCGCCAAGACGGCCAAGGAGCGCATCGCGGAGCTGGACAAGGCCAAGGTTCCCCCGAAGAAGGGAGGCAAGAAGTGAGCATGCGTCCCCTGCGGCTCGCCGCGCTGGCGCTCTGGCTCCTGCCCCTGGTGGCGGGCGCCGCGCCCAAGCAGCTCGTGCTGCTCTTCACTGGAGACAATGGGGGCGAAATCGCCCCCTGTGGTTGACGACACAACCCGTCTGGCGGTCTGGCCAGACGAAAAGTCGCGATAGAGCAAGAGCGCGCCAAGGGCGTCCCGGTGTTGGTGTTGGACGCGGGCAACGCGCTCTTCAAGAGCCGGGACAGTGGCGAGGCCCCGGATGCCCGTGCACGCGCGGAGTTGTTGCTCGCGCAGATGGACGCACAGGGCACCGTCGCCATGGCGGTGGGCACGCGTGACTTGGGGCTGGGCGTGGACTTCCTGCGCAAGCAGACGCGCAAGTCCAAGCTGAAGCTGTTGTCCGCGAACCTGGTGGATGCCCAGGGCAAGCTCCTGTTCCCCGCGTCGCTGGTGACGCAGGTGGGCGGGTTCAAGGTCGGCGTGGTGGGCGCCTCGCCCGAGAAGGCCGCGCCCGAGGCCATGGACCCCATCATCAAGGGCAAGGCGCCCGGGATGCGGCGGGGCCTGCCGGTGGCGCCCGCGGTCGCCGCCGAGGCGAAGCGGCTGCGCGCGCAGGAGCACGTGGACCTGGTGGTGCTGCTCGCCGCCGTGCCCTACGACGACGTGCTCAAGCTGGCCAATGACCTGGAGGGCGTGGACTTCGTCCTGCAGTCCCATGAAGGACGGGGCTCGGGCATCCCGCAGCGGGTGGGGATGACCACGTTGCTTCAGCCAGGGGAGCGCGGCCGGCAGATCGCCAAGGTGGAGCTGACCGTCAACGGCCCCGGCCGCTTCATGGACATCTCCGAGCAGTCGCGCGCCAAGGACCAGCTTCGCCTCGTCGAGTCGAACCTCGCCCGGGCGAAGGAGCGCATCGCCCAGGCGACCGACCCGGCGCAGAAGGGGGCGCTCGAGTCGGCGGTCGCCAGCCTGGAGGCCCGCCGCACCGCCTTGCAGAAGACAGCGGCGGAGGGCGCAACCCCGGCGCCCCGGACGCATCTACTGTCCTACATTCAGCTGGGCCCTGACGTGCCGGGAGATCCGGTCGTCCAGAAGGCAGTGGAGCGCATCGAGCCCCCGGGCTCGGCGGGCCACTGAGCCGTGCCAAGCTTGTGCCCCGGTCGGCGCGCCGTTATAAGCGCCGGCCACTGTCCGTGCCGGACCTCCCAGCCGTAGGCGGCTGGGGGCAAGGCACCCTGGAGAGCGTCATGAAGCCGGAAGTGCACCCCGTCTATCCCCCCGCGCGCATCACCTGTGCGTGTGGCAACGTCGTCGAGACCCACTCCACCCGCGGCTCGTTCTCGGTGGAAATCTGCTCGAACTGCCACCCCTTCTTCACGGGCAAGTACAAGCTCGTGGACACGGCCGGCCGCATCGACCGCTTCCGCAAGAAGTACGCGGCCCAGCCGGCGAAGGACGCTGCTCCCGCCGAGGGCGCCGCTGCCCCCGCCAAGGGTGGCAAGAAGGCCAAGGCCTGATTCCAGGCTGTCGCCTCGCTTCACACCACAGTGAGAAGCAGCACCGTCGAGCAGGGTGACGGAGGGCCTCTTCAAGAGGTGCTCCCGCCCTGCTCGCGGCGCTTCTACGACCTGAGTCACCCGTCAAGTTTCAGGGTGCTACAGGCCAATAATTAGACGTAGCACTCAGGTGACTGCACAGTCCGCCGCGTCCCAGACGAAGAGTCCGACGGAGGCGAGATGTTCGCGGAAGCTGCTGCCCAAAACCTGAAGGTTGTCCGCCGTTCCCTGAGCGAGAACGTGCACGCGAAGGGCGACGCCTGGACGCTCCTGCGCGGGGACAGCCTGGAGCTTCTGCAGCAGTTCGAGCCCCAGACGTTCGACATGATTTTCGCGGACCCGCCGTACTTCCTCTCCAACGGGGGGACTACCTGCAAGGGTGGCAAGCGCGTGTCCGTGCAGAAGGGCAACTGGGACGTGTCGCGCGGGGTGGAGGAGGACCATGCCTTCACCACGGCGTGGCTGGCCGCCTGCCAGCGGCTGCTCAAGCCCACCGGCACGCTCTGGGTGAGCGGCACGCAGCACGTCATCTTCAACGCCGGCTTCGCCATGCAGAAGCTCGGCTACAAACTGCTCAACACCGTCACCTGGTTCAAGCCCAACGCGAGCCCCAACCTGGCGTGCCGGTACTTCACGCACTCCACGGAGCTGCTCATCTGGGCCTCCCCCAAGTCGGGCGGCAAGCTCCAGCACGTCTTCAACTACTCGAAGATGAAGGCGGACAACGGCGGCAAGCAGATGCGCGACGCCTGGGTCCTTCCTCCCTCCGGCGACGCGGAAGTCACCGCGGACGGCGAGGGCCGGCTGTGGACGCTCACCGTCCCGCGCGGCGGCGAGGAGAAGGCCTTCGGCAGCCACCCCACGCAGAAGCCCGTGGCCCTGCTGGAGCGCATCATCGAGGCCAGCACCCCCGAGGACGCGCTCATCCTGGACCCCTTCAACGGCAGCGGGACGACGGGCGTCGCCGCCCTCAAGCTCAACCGCCGCTACGTGGGCATCGACATGGATGCGAAGTACCTGGAGCTCTCCGAGAAGCGGCTCAAGGCCGTCTCCTCGAAGTAGCTCCGGTGTCCCCCCGTCCCGCGCTCAGGCGCGGGACAGGATGAGCTCCACGCCCTGCCGCGCGATGGGGTGGTAGCGCTCCCCGTACTGCTTGAAGAGCGAGCGCGCCAGGCCCCGGTGCTCTCGCGAAGCGCTGAGCACGCCGTACAAGGGCTTGAGGTACTTCATGCGGCCCACCTCGCCCAGGAACGCCTCCGCGCGGCCCACCGCCGGCTCCCAGCCCGCGCGCAGCGACGCCACCAGCCACGCCACCAGCACCTCCGAGTTGCGGCTTCGCGTGAGGCCGAAGCGCTCGTCGAGCTGACGGAACAAGTCCTTGGGCGCGTCCGCCGGCGTCCACTCCAGGAAGAGCTGCCACTCCGCGGGCGTCCAGTCCTTCACCGCGTCCACGGACGGCACCGTGCCGCGCGCACGCAAGAGGGCCTCCAGGCGCCGCGAGCGAGGCGCGGGCGCGCTCACGGGCACGCCAGGACGGCGCAGGTACGCCTCCGCGTTGACCCGGTTGAGCACCCCGGGCAGCTCCCGCTCCGTGAAGGCGATGAACTCCTCGGTGGTGAGCGCCTTGAAGCGGTACGTGGCCAGATAGCTGCGCAGGAAGCCGTCGAACTTCTCGCGCCCCACCGCGTCCTCCATGGCCCGGAGGAACAGGTAGCCCTTCTCGTACGGAATCTGGGAGAAGGCCTCGTCCGGGTCCACCCCCGTCAGGTGCGTGCGCAGCGCCGTCAGGTGCGGGTGCTCGCGGAAGTGGTGCAGGGCCTCGTCCAGCGCCCGGCGTCCCAGCGCCGCGTGCAGCGCGGCCACTTCCGGCCCGGCCAGCGCCTCCAGGATGCGGCGCTCGGCGAACACGGTGAAGCCCTCGTTGAGCCAGAAGTGCTCCGCGGAGGCATTGGTCACCAGGTTGCCCGTCCACGAGTGCGCCAGCTCGTGCGCCACCACGTTGACCAGGCTCTTGTCCCCGGCAATCAGCGTGGGCGTGAGGAACGTCAAACGGGGATTCTCCATGCCGCCGTAGGGGAACGACGGGGGCATGGTGAGCAAATCAAACCGCTCCCAGTCATACGGCCCGAAGAGGGACTCGGCGGCGCGCAGCATGTCGTCCACGCCGGAGAACTCCTCCGCCGAGTCCTCCAGCAGCTCCGGCTCCGCCCACACGCGCGAGCGCGGGCCCAGCTCCTTCGGCGCCAGGCTCCCCACCGCGAAGGCCAGCAGGTAGGGCGGCACCGGCTGCGGCATCTCGTACTGCTCCTCCGCCTCCACGCCGTGCTCCTCGCGCCGCACGAAGCTGGCCGCCATGACGGCCTTGAGCGCCTTGGGCACCCGCAGCGCCGCGCGGTACCGGATGCGGATGCGAGGCGTGTCCTGGAGCGGCACCACGCTGCGCGCGTGAATCGCCTGGCATTGGCTGTAGAGGAACGGGTGCTGACCACCCGCCGTCTGCGGCGGGGTCAGCCACTGAAGCGCGCTGGCCGTGGGAGACGTGCGGTAGTGCACGGTCAGCTGCCGCACGCCCGGAGGCAACTCCACCCTCAGCCGGCTCCCCAGGATGGGTTCGGGAGGTGCCAGCATGTAAGGCAAGGGGCGACCCCCAGCGTCTACGACTCTGAGAATCTCCAAGTCCCGCGTGTCCAAATCCAGCGGGCCCGCGGATGCTTCCTTGAGCGTCAACGTGGCTTCGGCGTGAAGTCTCCTTGTGTGGAAGTCCACTCGGGCCTTCCAGTCCAGGGTTTCCGTCTCGGGCTGCGTGCTGTCGTTGTAGGAGTGCGGGTCGGGG from Myxococcus stipitatus carries:
- a CDS encoding tetratricopeptide repeat protein — encoded protein: MRRLVLLALFVALPGCFYPADRGRALEAKVDRLGADSAQMQAELKEAREQLAATLPKIDEKVAEVTKALDGLDTAARRKDADIGIQLQKTMEDLSQLRGQVETYLHKITELETALGAQDQKLLAMQGTAAVKEAEAKKKAEELKRPDNAKDFLELAREKAKAGEVLVARQLFTELMKKWTKDPLLGEAHYGLGETYFSESKCREALFEYGKVVQDHPKTASAPDAYLRSSECFAQLKMRDESRMALEELVKSYPKSGAAKTAKERIAELDKAKVPPKKGGKK
- a CDS encoding 5'-nucleotidase encodes the protein MLVLDAGNALFKSRDSGEAPDARARAELLLAQMDAQGTVAMAVGTRDLGLGVDFLRKQTRKSKLKLLSANLVDAQGKLLFPASLVTQVGGFKVGVVGASPEKAAPEAMDPIIKGKAPGMRRGLPVAPAVAAEAKRLRAQEHVDLVVLLAAVPYDDVLKLANDLEGVDFVLQSHEGRGSGIPQRVGMTTLLQPGERGRQIAKVELTVNGPGRFMDISEQSRAKDQLRLVESNLARAKERIAQATDPAQKGALESAVASLEARRTALQKTAAEGATPAPRTHLLSYIQLGPDVPGDPVVQKAVERIEPPGSAGH
- the rpmE gene encoding 50S ribosomal protein L31, which codes for MKPEVHPVYPPARITCACGNVVETHSTRGSFSVEICSNCHPFFTGKYKLVDTAGRIDRFRKKYAAQPAKDAAPAEGAAAPAKGGKKAKA
- a CDS encoding DNA-methyltransferase codes for the protein MFAEAAAQNLKVVRRSLSENVHAKGDAWTLLRGDSLELLQQFEPQTFDMIFADPPYFLSNGGTTCKGGKRVSVQKGNWDVSRGVEEDHAFTTAWLAACQRLLKPTGTLWVSGTQHVIFNAGFAMQKLGYKLLNTVTWFKPNASPNLACRYFTHSTELLIWASPKSGGKLQHVFNYSKMKADNGGKQMRDAWVLPPSGDAEVTADGEGRLWTLTVPRGGEEKAFGSHPTQKPVALLERIIEASTPEDALILDPFNGSGTTGVAALKLNRRYVGIDMDAKYLELSEKRLKAVSSK
- a CDS encoding M1 family metallopeptidase, whose amino-acid sequence is MARPDPHSYNDSTQPETETLDWKARVDFHTRRLHAEATLTLKEASAGPLDLDTRDLEILRVVDAGGRPLPYMLAPPEPILGSRLRVELPPGVRQLTVHYRTSPTASALQWLTPPQTAGGQHPFLYSQCQAIHARSVVPLQDTPRIRIRYRAALRVPKALKAVMAASFVRREEHGVEAEEQYEMPQPVPPYLLAFAVGSLAPKELGPRSRVWAEPELLEDSAEEFSGVDDMLRAAESLFGPYDWERFDLLTMPPSFPYGGMENPRLTFLTPTLIAGDKSLVNVVAHELAHSWTGNLVTNASAEHFWLNEGFTVFAERRILEALAGPEVAALHAALGRRALDEALHHFREHPHLTALRTHLTGVDPDEAFSQIPYEKGYLFLRAMEDAVGREKFDGFLRSYLATYRFKALTTEEFIAFTERELPGVLNRVNAEAYLRRPGVPVSAPAPRSRRLEALLRARGTVPSVDAVKDWTPAEWQLFLEWTPADAPKDLFRQLDERFGLTRSRNSEVLVAWLVASLRAGWEPAVGRAEAFLGEVGRMKYLKPLYGVLSASREHRGLARSLFKQYGERYHPIARQGVELILSRA